A genomic window from Methanobacterium sp. BRmetb2 includes:
- a CDS encoding serine hydroxymethyltransferase, with protein sequence MFENEKYAQEIENLTKEHHKWMESSINLIASENITSTSVREALASDLSHRYAEGLPDERLYEGCGFIDKIENLTIDLSKKIFNAEHANVQPTSGVVANLASFFALSNYNDKIMALEVPVGGHISHANVSAAGIRGLKVIPHPFDSTKMNIDADAMKKEILKNKPKIVLLGGSLFLFPHPVAEAREAADEVGARVMYDGAHVMGLIAGGYFQDPLKEGTDLLVGSTHKTFPGPQGGIILCKDELKDKIDEAVFPGVVSNHHLHHLAALGIATSEMLEFGKEYSKQIIKNSKTLAQNLYELGFNVLCEDLGFTESHQIAMDVSKIGKASVMAKDLERNNIILNKNLLPWDDVNRSDDPSGIRIGTQEITRRGLKESHMGEVADYIKKVVVDGKDVKEDVSEFISQYNKVHYAFKEDEAYKYIEF encoded by the coding sequence ATGTTTGAAAATGAAAAATACGCTCAAGAGATCGAAAATTTAACAAAAGAGCACCATAAATGGATGGAAAGCAGTATCAATTTAATTGCCAGTGAAAATATTACTAGCACAAGTGTAAGGGAAGCATTAGCTTCTGATCTATCCCATAGATACGCTGAAGGCTTGCCTGATGAGAGGCTCTATGAGGGCTGTGGATTCATTGACAAAATAGAAAATTTAACTATAGATCTTTCCAAAAAAATATTTAACGCCGAACATGCAAATGTACAACCTACTTCGGGTGTTGTTGCTAATTTAGCTTCATTTTTTGCTTTATCGAATTATAACGATAAAATAATGGCTTTAGAAGTTCCGGTGGGTGGCCATATAAGCCATGCAAATGTAAGCGCTGCAGGTATTCGAGGTCTCAAAGTAATTCCTCACCCATTTGATTCAACTAAAATGAATATTGATGCCGATGCCATGAAAAAGGAAATACTGAAAAATAAACCTAAAATAGTCTTACTGGGTGGTAGTTTATTCCTTTTCCCTCATCCAGTGGCCGAAGCTAGAGAAGCGGCAGATGAGGTAGGTGCTCGTGTAATGTATGATGGTGCCCATGTAATGGGTCTTATAGCAGGCGGATACTTTCAGGATCCTCTAAAAGAGGGCACAGATCTTCTAGTTGGAAGTACTCACAAAACTTTCCCTGGTCCGCAGGGTGGAATAATACTCTGTAAAGATGAATTAAAAGATAAAATTGATGAAGCTGTATTTCCAGGTGTTGTGAGTAATCATCATCTTCATCACTTAGCTGCTCTAGGAATAGCCACATCAGAAATGCTTGAATTCGGTAAAGAATACTCCAAACAAATTATTAAAAATTCTAAAACATTAGCTCAAAACTTGTATGAATTGGGTTTTAATGTTTTATGTGAAGATCTGGGGTTCACGGAATCTCATCAAATTGCTATGGATGTTTCCAAGATTGGTAAAGCTTCGGTAATGGCTAAAGATTTAGAAAGGAATAATATAATTTTAAATAAAAATTTACTTCCTTGGGATGATGTTAATCGTTCTGATGATCCATCAGGTATTAGAATCGGTACCCAGGAGATAACCCGGAGAGGTTTGAAAGAATCACATATGGGTGAAGTTGCTGATTACATTAAAAAGGTAGTTGTGGATGGAAAAGATGTTAAAGAAGATGTTTCTGAATTTATTAGCCAGTACAATAAGGTACATTATGCTTTTAAGGAGGACGAAGCATACAAATACATCGAATTCTAG